From a single Brassica oleracea var. oleracea cultivar TO1000 chromosome C5, BOL, whole genome shotgun sequence genomic region:
- the LOC106343190 gene encoding kinesin-4 isoform X2 — translation MTSAIATGLHEFHLASRRAEEAASRRFQAVQWLQSVVGQLGISDQPSEKEFVSCLRNGMVLCNAINKIHPGAVSKVVESYSHMQSFNREYQLPQAYQYFENVRNFLVALEQLRLPGFEASDLEKDNLEAGSVSKVVDCVLGLKAYHECKMTSSGNGLYKHVKTPTFQLSATKVLPVSASKTSRHLDRNDCADGESDQLKVIAKLVADHIFNSKENIDENLISLENDNESSTVNFQKIISRFPELQSIFKNLLNEGTPKPSDVKPMPLEELPVGEEDKSRTSLLHTTKYNHKRLLKTQENELAVLKTLFIQTKQDFKEFQAHLQRDLMELGNQMQEMSSAAQGYYKVVEENRKLYNMVQDLKGNIRVFCRVRPIFNSEMRGVIDYIGKDGSLFVLDPSKPQKDARKTFQFNQVFAPTATQDDVFRETQPLIRSVMDGYNVCIFAYGQTGSGKTYTMSGPPGRSATEMGINYLALNDLFLICDKRKDMMTYEIYVQMVEIYNEQVRDLLAENSSCTKLDIRTCSSEDDGLSLPDATMHSVNSTMDVLRLMEAGEVNRAVSSTSMNNRSSRSHSIFMVHVRGKDTSGGTIRSCLHLVDLAGSERVDKSEVTGDRLKEAQYINKSLSCLGDVIYALAQKNSHIPYRNSKLTLLLQDALGGQAKTLMFAHLSPEEDSFGETISTLKFAQRVSTVELGVARAHKETREVMHLKEQIESLKKALGSGEWNSVSYSGAKEIKSPLSRPIPTTERAPPRLRRLSIESCSNAKANLEDRKGVKSPLASRRAQRLSMEGPRSCKKEENSKGDSNTEVQQVKSPLSPPVSSYRTRAVKVDGRTSIPQLQLLQTPVKEDARNEIQFISVDSRTNGKSSHIRKSLRTIGKLINGSEKRKENIPANPRSPLGVSNNFSGVKSPQASNAKTLRRQSLTGVMPSGPERSRRSSIGGNPIESG, via the exons ATGACAAGCGCGATAGCCACTGGGTTGCACGAGTTTCATTTGGCCTCAAGAAGAGCCGAAGAAGCAG CGTCGAGGCGGTTTCAAGCGGTACAATGGCTTCAATCTGTAGTGGGTCAACTCGGTATCTCGGATCAGCCATCGGAGAAAGAGTTTGTTTCTTGCTTGAGAAACGGAATGGTTCTTTGCAATGCTATCAACAAGATTCACCCAGGAGCCGTCTCCAAG GTTGTGGAGAGCTACTCGCATATGCAGTCGTTTAACAGAGAGTATCAGCTTCCTCAAGCTTATCAGTATTTCGAGAACGTTAGGAACTTTCTTGTGGCGTTGGAGCAGTTGAGGCTTCCTGGATTCGAAGCTTCTGATCTCGAAAAG GATAATCTTGAGGCTGGATCAGTGAGCAAAGTTGTGGACTGTGTCTTAGGACTCAAGGCGTATCATGAGTGCAAGATGACTAGCAGTGGTAATGGGCTCTACAAGCACGTCAAAACGCCGACGTTTCAGCTCTCTGCGACTAAGGTTCTTCCGGTTAGTGCGTCCAAAACGTCTAGGCATTTGGACAGAAACGATTGTGCAGATGGTGAATCTGATCAACTCAAAG TGATAGCCAAGTTGGTTGCCGATCACATTTTCAACTCCAAGGAAAATATTGATGAGAATCTTATCTCACTTGAGAATGACAACGAG AGCTCTACAGTAAATTTCCAGAAAATCATCTCAAGATTCCCAGAG CTTCAATCAATCTTCAAGAATTTGCTTAACGAAGGCACCCCGAAACCATCAGACGTAAAACCTATGCCCCTGGAGGAGTTACCTGTCGGTGAAGAAGACAAG TCCCGCACAAGTCTCCTACACACGACTAAATACAACCATAAGCGTTTACTGAAAACACAAGAAAATGAGCTCGCG GTTCTCAAGACTTTGTTCATACAAACGAAGCAGGATTTTAAGGAATTTCAGGCTCATCTGCAAAGAGATCTGATGGAACTAG GGAATCAGATGCAAGAGATGTCATCAGCAGCTCAAGGATATTACAAAGTGGTGGAAGAGAACAGAAAGTTATATAACATGGTGCAAGATCTTAAAG GAAATATAAGAGTGTTCTGCAGAGTTAGACCGATCTTTAATAGCGAAATGAGAGGTGTAATAGATTACATAGGAAAAGATGGCTCTTTGTTTGTTCTTGATCCATCAAAGCCTCAAAAAGATGCAAGAAAAACTTTTCAGTTTAATCAAGTGTTTGCTCCAACAGCAACTCAAG ATGACGTATTCAGAGAAACACAGCCGTTAATCAGATCAGTAATGGATGGTTACAATGTCTGCATTTTTGCTTACGGACAAACCGGGTCAGGAAAGACATACACAATG AGTGGTCCTCCGGGGAGATCAGCTACTGAGATGGGAATAAACTATCTAGCTCTCAATGATCTCTTTCTGATATGTGATAAAAGAAAGGACATGATGACGTATGAGATATACGTCCAAATGGTCGAAATCTACAATGAACAAGTCCGAGACCTTCTTGCTGAGAATTCCTCATGCACCAA ATTAGATATCAGAACTTGCTCAAGCGAGGACGATGGCTTAAGTCTCCCAGATGCTACTATGCATTCTGTGAATTCCACCATGGATGTCCTTCGGCTTATGGAGGCTGGTGAGGTGAACAGGGCTGTTAGTTCCACGTCCATGAATAATCGAAGTAGTCGGTCTCACAG TATTTTTATGGTGCACGTACGTGGGAAAGACACATCAGGAGGTACCATCCGGAGTTGCTTGCATCTGGTGGATCTTGCAGGGAGCGAGAGAGTAGATAAATCAGAGGTCACAGGAGACAGACTCAAGGAAGCACAGTATATCAACAAATCTCTTTCTTGTCTCGGAGATGTGATTTATGCATTGGCTCAGAAGAACTCTCACATCCCATACCGAAACAGCAAGCTGACTCTTCTACTCCAAGACGCATTAG GAGGTCAAGCCAAGACACTGATGTTTGCTCATCTGAGTCCTGAAGAAGACTCCTTTGGGGAAACAATCAGTACATTAAAATTCGCGCAAAGAGTTTCCACAGTCGAACTTGGCGTTGCTCGTGCACACAAAGAAACTAGAGAGGTTATGCATCTGAAAGAGCAG ATTGAAAGCCTGAAGAAGGCTTTGGGTTCTGGAGAATGGAACAGTGTTTCCTACAGCGGAGCAAAGGAGATAAAATCTCCTTTAAGCAGGCCGATCCCAACAACAGAGAGAGCTCCTCCACGTCTGAGAAGATTAAGCATCGAAAGCTGTAGCAACGCAAAGGCAAACCTTGAAGATAGAAAAGGTGTTAAGTCACCTTTGGCCTCTCGTCGTGCACAAAGATTGAGTATGGAGGGTCCAAGGTCCTGTAAAAAGGAAGAAAATAGCAAAGGAGATTCCAACACGGAGGTGCAGCAGGTCAAGAGCCCACTGAGTCCTCCTGTAAGCTCTTATCGTACCAGAGCAGTGAAAGTAGATGGCAGAACAAGCATTCCTCAACTCCAGCTGTTACAGACACCTGTTAAAGAAGATGCCAGAAACGAGATACAGTTTATTTCTGTGGATTCTAGGACAAATGGAAAAAGTTCACACATACGGAAGTCACTGAGGACAATCGGAAAGCTGATCAATGGATCAGAGAAGAG AAAGGAGAACATTCCTGCAAATCCACGGTCACCTCTTGGAGTCTCAAATAATTTCAGTGGTGTTAAGTCGCCACAAGCAAGCAACGCTAAAACACTGAGAAGACAATCACTCACAGGTGTAATGCCATCAGGACCTGAAAGATCTCGTAGATCCTCAATAGGAGGAAATCCAATTGAGAGTGGTTAG
- the LOC106294162 gene encoding probable sugar phosphate/phosphate translocator At5g04160 gives MNNKKNPDQKPEMSSSSSSSSSPKKQTLFISSLIILWYTSNIGVLLLNKFLLSNYGFKFPIFLTMCHMSACAILSYLSIVFLKLVPLQHLKSRSQFMKVATLSIVFCASVVGGNVSLRYLPVSFNQAVGATTPFFTALFAYLMTFKREAWYGALVPVVTGVVIASGGEPGFHWFGFIMCISATAARAFKSVLQGILLSSEGEKLNSMNLMLYMSPIAVIALLPVTIVMEQDVMSVTLSLARQHKYMWVLLLVNSVMAYSANLLNFLVTKHTSALTLQVLGNAKGAVAVVISILLFRNPVTVMGIGGYSITVLGVVAYGETKRRFR, from the exons ATGAACAACAAGAAGAACCCAGATCAGAAACCAGAAATGTCCTCATCGTCTTCATCTTCATCTTCTCCCAAGAAACAAACCCTCTTCATATCATCCCTAATCATCCTCTGGTACACCTCCAACATCGGCGTCCTCCTCCTCAACAAGTTCCTCCTCTCAAACTACGGATTCAAATTCCCCATCTTCCTCACGATGTGCCACATGTCAGCCTGCGCCATCCTCAGCTACCTCTCCATCGTCTTCCTCAAGCTCGTCCCTCTCCAGCACCTCAAATCTCGCTCTCAGTTCATGAAAGTCGCGACTCTCAGCATTGTCTTCTGTGCCTCCGTCGTTGGAGGGAACGTCTCCCTTCGTTATCTTCCCGTCTCGTTTAATCAGGCTGTAGGTGCCACGACGCCGTTTTTCACAGCGCTCTTTGCGTATCTCATGACGTTTAAGAGAGAGGCTTGGTACGGTGCTCTTGTCCCTGTTGTTACCGGTGTCGTGATCGCCAGTGGG GGTGAGCCAGGTTTTCACTGGTTTGGATTCATTATGTGCATCAGTGCTACTGCAGCAAGAGCTTTTAAATCAGTTCTTCAAGGCATCTTACTTTCTTCTGAAGG AGAAAAGTTGAACTCGATGAATTTGATGCTGTACATGTCCCCCATAGCAGTCATTGCACTTCTGCCCGTAACAATAGTAATGGAACAAGATGTGATGAGTGTGACACTATCCCTCGCAAGACAACATAAGTACATGTGGGTACTTCTCTTGGTTAACTCTGTAATGGCTTATTCAGCCAACTTGTTGAACTTTCTTGTTACCAAGCACACAAGCGCACTTACCCTCCAG GTTCTTGGAAACGCCAAAGGAGCGGTTGCTGTTGTGATCTCGATCTTGCTTTTCAGAAACCCGGTCACGGTGATGGGAATTGGCGGGTATAGTATAACGGTGCTTGGGGTTGTTGCTTATGGAGAGACTAAACGCAGGTTTAGATGA
- the LOC106343191 gene encoding protein O-linked-mannose beta-1,4-N-acetylglucosaminyltransferase 2 codes for MMRQNLKKVEQIKQDESMKMFPYAFGLNNSSGNSAKRSKPKLVYLLLFTLVSSCFVFAPHLFYFPYPSALFLIDSSIKEIEYQVSQNITEPPKPSKNEESISCDRTGYRSDICFMKGDIRTHSPSSSIFLYTSSDDHVSQEIIKPYTRKWETSIMDTIGELKLVKLSGDKHSCQVTHEVPAVLFSTGGYTGNLYHEFNDGLIPLFITSKRYNRKVVFVIAEYHKWWEMKYGDVISQLSDYPLIDFNKDKRTHCFKEAIVGLKIHGDLTVDPSQMQGDATTTITEFKNLLDQAYRPRINVLDAAEERRFKGKAAKRRNAKKPKLALFSRTGSRAITNEDQMVKLAQRIGFQVEVLRPDKTTELAKIYRVLNSSTVMVGVHGAAMTHFLFMKPGGVFIQIIPLGTDWAAETYYGEPAKKLGLDYIGYKILPRESSLYEQYDKNDPILRDPRSITQKGWQFTKRIYLTNQQVRLDLRRFKKILSDTYAKSSR; via the exons ATGATGAGACAGAATCTGAAAAAAGTTGAACAGATCAAACAAGACGAGTCTATGAAGATGTTTCCTTATGCCTTCGGTTTGAATAATTCTTCTGGGAACAGCGCAAAGAGATCTAAGCCTAAGCTTGTATATCTTCTTCTCTTCACACTTGTCTCAAGTTGTTTTGTCTTTGCTCCTCACCTCTTTTATTTCCCTTACCCCTCTGCTCTCTTTCTCATAG ATTCTTCTATAAAAGAGATTGAATACCAGGTTTCACAGAACATTACAGAACCTCCCAAACCGTCTAAAAATG AAGAGAGCATATCATGTGACAGAACCGGTTACCGTTCAGACATCTGTTTCATGAAAGGAGACATCAGAACACACTCTCCTTCTTCCTCCATCTTCCTCTACACCTCCAGTGATGACCATGTCTCCCAAGAAATAATCAAACCATACACAAGAAAGTGGGAAACTAGTATTATGGACACCATCGGCGAGCTGAAACTTGTGAAGCTTTCCGGCGATAAGCATAGCTGCCAAGTCACCCACGAAGTGCCAGCCGTGCTATTCTCCACCGGAGGATACACCGGAAACCTCTACCATGAGTTCAACGACGGGCTTATACCTTTGTTTATAACATCTAAACGTTACAACAGAAAGGTTGTCTTTGTAATTGCTGAGTATCACAAGTGGTGGGAGATGAAGTACGGAGATGTTATCTCTCAGCTCTCTGACTATCCTCTCATTGATTTCAACAAAGACAAGAGAACTCACTGCTTCAAGGAAGCAATCGTTGGTCTTAAGATCCATGGTGATTTAACTGTGGATCCTTCTCAGATGCAAGGCGATGCAACAACAACCATCACTGAGTTCAAGAACCTACTTGATCAAGCTTATAGACCAAGAATCAACGTACTGGACGCCGCAGAGGAGCGTCGGTTCAAGGGAAAAGCAGCAAAGAGAAGAAACGCTAAGAAGCCTAAACTAGCTTTGTTCTCAAGAACCGGGTCTCGAGCCATAACAAACGAAGACCAGATGGTGAAACTGGCTCAGAGGATAGGGTTTCAAGTCGAGGTTTTGAGACCTGACAAAACAACGGAGCTAGCAAAGATCTACAGAGTTCTCAACTCAAGCACAGTCATGGTTGGAGTGCATGGAGCAGCAATGACTCATTTTCTGTTCATGAAACCTGGAGGTGTCTTTATTCAGATCATTCCACTAGGGACAGATTGGGCAGCAGAGACATACTATGGAGAACCGGCAAAGAAGCTTGGTCTAGACTACATTGGTTATAAGATTCTTCCAAGAGAGAGCTCACTGTATGAACAATATGATAAAAACGATCCAATCCTAAGAGACCCAAGAAGCATCACTCAGAAAGGATGGCAGTTCACAAAGAGGATATACTTAACCAACCAGCAAGTGAGGTTAGATCTGAGGAGATTCAAGAAGATTTTGAGTGATACTTATGCAAAATCAAGTAGATGA
- the LOC106292379 gene encoding uncharacterized protein At4g04775-like, with protein MSISTPNPYRRYFRCAYAAKKRLENDDHRFKWIDEAILEELESLECKNASVEQYVKEITRERLVLEKEVLDRVEAQVLDRIEAEILDRFEAVLAEEKTKMKKLMIILGIGGVICVGSMVVLCFKKW; from the exons ATGTCAATTTCGACTCCTAATCCTTACAGGAGATACTTTCGATGTGCGTATGCAGCAAAGAAGAGG CTGGAGAATGATGATCATAGATTCAAATGGATAGATGAGGCAATATTGGAGGAGTTAGAATCACTTGAATGCAAAAATGCAAGTGTTGAGCAATATGTGAAAGAGATTACAAGAGAGAGATTGGTCCTAGAGAAGGAAGTTCTTGATCGAGTTGAGGCCCAAGTTCTTGATCGAATTGAGGCGGAAATACTTGATCGATTTGAGGCAGTATTGGCTGAAGAGAAAACAAAGATGAAGAAATTGATGATTATCTTAGGCATTGGAGGTGTGATTTGTGTTGGGTCGATGGTGGTTCTCTGCTTCAAGAAATGGTGA
- the LOC106292378 gene encoding uncharacterized protein LOC106292378: MPEEFIHWIQLCVCTASFSVQVNGELARFFRSKRGLRQGCALSPYLFMICINVLSHMLDRAVERKLIGYHPRCKNILLTHLCFADDLMVFTDGTKRSIEGILTVFAEFAAISGLNISIEKFTLYIAGILESLEKELLNSLSFSSGTLPVRYLGLPLLTKRMTVTDYMPLVEKIRKRMSSWTWRFLSHAGRLQLISSVITSLANFWLSAFRLPGSCLKEIESLCSAFLWSGPDLKTTKAKVSWKDVCLPKNEGGLGLRPLKETNKVLCLKLIWRIYSSRSSLWVKWIQCYLICKGSFWSVKVSTISGSWMWRKLLNLRELEVLGEGRLIDLGIADNATVAEVLISHRRRRHIVDVLNEVEVKIELLRQNLSLEEDIPLWKQADDKYASKFITKKRGNSCGSLIKPALGVRECGSLKRRQIQESCNHLFFGCRYSGQIWKTLVRRLMQNAFTTDWNELIGIISNPRFTPTKAFILMYTFQATMHTLWWERNLRCHGEQPRDIHCLTKIVDKTVRLRLLSVKGKGHRYLDESLTTWFEFRQDP, from the exons ATGCCTGAAGAATTTATCCACTGGATTCAGCTATGTGTCTGTACGGCTTCTTTTTCGGTACAAGTCAATGGAGAATTGGCAAGGTTCTTCAGAAGCAAAAGAGGTCTGCGACAAGGGTGTGCGCTATCTCCTTACCTATTTATGATCTGCATCAACGTGCTATCACATATGCTAGACAGAGCTGTGGAGCGCAAGCTTATTGGATATCATCCTCGCTGTAAGAATATTTTGCTCACACATTTGTGTTTCGCAGATGACCTGATGGTCTTCACAGATGGAACAAAGCGCTCCATTGAAGGGATTCTCACAGTTTTTGCTGAATTTGCTGCCATATCTGGTTTAAATATCAGTATCGAGAAATTTACACTCTATATTGCTGGAATCTTAGAGTCTCTGGAAAAAGAGCTTCTCAACAGCTTATCCTTCTCATCAGGTACCTTACCAGTTCGCTACTTGGGGCTCCCACTCCTCACCAAGCGCATGACGGTTACTGATTACATGCCCCTGGTTGAGAAAATAAGGAAAAGGATGAGCTCGTGGACATGGAGGTTCTTATCTCACGCAGGACGGCTCCAGCTTATCAGCTCGGTTATAACTAGCCTCGCAAATTTTTGGCTCTCCGCTTTCAGACTACCTGGTAGCTGCTTGAAAGAGATTGAAAGTTTGTGCTCAGCCTTCTTATGGTCTGGTCCGGATCTCAAGACCACAAAAGCCAAAGTCAGCTGGAAAGATGTTTGTCTGCCAAAAAACGAAGGAGGTTTGGGGCTGAGACCTTTGAAGGAAACCAATAAGGTTCTTTGCTTAAAACTAATATGGCGCATTTACTCTTCTCGATCTTCTCTTTGGGTCAAATGGATTCAGTGTTACTTGATTTGTAAGGGTTCGTTCTGGTCTGTAAAAGTGAGCACAATATCCGGATCTTGGATGTGGAGAAAATTGCTCAATCTAAGGGAGCTAG AGGTGTTGGGTGAGGGAAGACTCATTGATCTAGGCATTGCAGATAATGCCACAGTGGCTGAGGTGCTTATAAGTCACAGAAGAAGAAGGCATATAGTTGATGTTCTCAATGAGGTGGAAGTGAAGATTGAGTTACTCCGGCAAAACCTCTCACTAGAGGAGGACATTCCTTTATGGAAGCAGGCAGACGACAAGTACGCCAGCAAGTTTATCACAAAAAAACGTGGGAACAGCTGCGGGTCCCTAATCAAACCTGCACTTGGAGTAAGGGAGTGTGGTTCTCTCAAGCGACGCCAAA TCCAAGAATCATGCAATCATCTCTTCTTTGGATGTCGTTACTCAGGCCAGATTTGGAAGACTCTTGTTAGAAGGCTTATGCAGAATGCTTTCACAACAGATTGGAACGAACTGATCGGAATTATATCCAATCCTAGGTTTACTCCAACAAAAGCTTTCATTTTGATGTACACATTTCAAGCTACAATGCACACGCTATGGTGGGAGCGTAATCTTAGGTGTCATGGTGAACAACCACGAGACATACATTGCTTGACAAAGATTGTGGACAAGACTGTAAGGCTCAGGCTATTATCAGTTAAAGGGAAAGGGCATAGGTACCTCGATGAAAGCTTGACTACATGGTTCGAGTTCAGACAAGATCCATGA
- the LOC106343190 gene encoding kinesin-4 isoform X1: protein MTSAIATGLHEFHLASRRAEEAASRRFQAVQWLQSVVGQLGISDQPSEKEFVSCLRNGMVLCNAINKIHPGAVSKVVESYSHMQSFNREYQLPQAYQYFENVRNFLVALEQLRLPGFEASDLEKDNLEAGSVSKVVDCVLGLKAYHECKMTSSGNGLYKHVKTPTFQLSATKVLPVSASKTSRHLDRNDCADGESDQLKVIAKLVADHIFNSKENIDENLISLENDNESSTVNFQKIISRFPELQSIFKNLLNEGTPKPSDVKPMPLEELPVGEEDKSRTSLLHTTKYNHKRLLKTQENELAVLKTLFIQTKQDFKEFQAHLQRDLMELGNQMQEMSSAAQGYYKVVEENRKLYNMVQDLKGNIRVFCRVRPIFNSEMRGVIDYIGKDGSLFVLDPSKPQKDARKTFQFNQVFAPTATQDDVFRETQPLIRSVMDGYNVCIFAYGQTGSGKTYTMSGPPGRSATEMGINYLALNDLFLICDKRKDMMTYEIYVQMVEIYNEQVRDLLAENSSCTKLDIRTCSSEDDGLSLPDATMHSVNSTMDVLRLMEAGEVNRAVSSTSMNNRSSRSHSIFMVHVRGKDTSGGTIRSCLHLVDLAGSERVDKSEVTGDRLKEAQYINKSLSCLGDVIYALAQKNSHIPYRNSKLTLLLQDALGGQAKTLMFAHLSPEEDSFGETISTLKFAQRVSTVELGVARAHKETREVMHLKEQIESLKKALGSGEWNSVSYSGAKEIKSPLSRPIPTTERAPPRLRRLSIESCSNAKANLEDRKGVKSPLASRRAQRLSMEGPRSCKKEENSKGDSNTEVQQVKSPLSPPVSSYRTRAVKVDGRTSIPQLQLLQTPVKEDARNEIQFISVDSRTNGKSSHIRKSLRTIGKLINGSEKRKENIPANPRSPLGVSNNFSGVKSPQASNAKTLRRQSLTGVMPSGPERSRRSSIGGNPIESGESGVRTAKTPPPIRSSSKIVKKKA from the exons ATGACAAGCGCGATAGCCACTGGGTTGCACGAGTTTCATTTGGCCTCAAGAAGAGCCGAAGAAGCAG CGTCGAGGCGGTTTCAAGCGGTACAATGGCTTCAATCTGTAGTGGGTCAACTCGGTATCTCGGATCAGCCATCGGAGAAAGAGTTTGTTTCTTGCTTGAGAAACGGAATGGTTCTTTGCAATGCTATCAACAAGATTCACCCAGGAGCCGTCTCCAAG GTTGTGGAGAGCTACTCGCATATGCAGTCGTTTAACAGAGAGTATCAGCTTCCTCAAGCTTATCAGTATTTCGAGAACGTTAGGAACTTTCTTGTGGCGTTGGAGCAGTTGAGGCTTCCTGGATTCGAAGCTTCTGATCTCGAAAAG GATAATCTTGAGGCTGGATCAGTGAGCAAAGTTGTGGACTGTGTCTTAGGACTCAAGGCGTATCATGAGTGCAAGATGACTAGCAGTGGTAATGGGCTCTACAAGCACGTCAAAACGCCGACGTTTCAGCTCTCTGCGACTAAGGTTCTTCCGGTTAGTGCGTCCAAAACGTCTAGGCATTTGGACAGAAACGATTGTGCAGATGGTGAATCTGATCAACTCAAAG TGATAGCCAAGTTGGTTGCCGATCACATTTTCAACTCCAAGGAAAATATTGATGAGAATCTTATCTCACTTGAGAATGACAACGAG AGCTCTACAGTAAATTTCCAGAAAATCATCTCAAGATTCCCAGAG CTTCAATCAATCTTCAAGAATTTGCTTAACGAAGGCACCCCGAAACCATCAGACGTAAAACCTATGCCCCTGGAGGAGTTACCTGTCGGTGAAGAAGACAAG TCCCGCACAAGTCTCCTACACACGACTAAATACAACCATAAGCGTTTACTGAAAACACAAGAAAATGAGCTCGCG GTTCTCAAGACTTTGTTCATACAAACGAAGCAGGATTTTAAGGAATTTCAGGCTCATCTGCAAAGAGATCTGATGGAACTAG GGAATCAGATGCAAGAGATGTCATCAGCAGCTCAAGGATATTACAAAGTGGTGGAAGAGAACAGAAAGTTATATAACATGGTGCAAGATCTTAAAG GAAATATAAGAGTGTTCTGCAGAGTTAGACCGATCTTTAATAGCGAAATGAGAGGTGTAATAGATTACATAGGAAAAGATGGCTCTTTGTTTGTTCTTGATCCATCAAAGCCTCAAAAAGATGCAAGAAAAACTTTTCAGTTTAATCAAGTGTTTGCTCCAACAGCAACTCAAG ATGACGTATTCAGAGAAACACAGCCGTTAATCAGATCAGTAATGGATGGTTACAATGTCTGCATTTTTGCTTACGGACAAACCGGGTCAGGAAAGACATACACAATG AGTGGTCCTCCGGGGAGATCAGCTACTGAGATGGGAATAAACTATCTAGCTCTCAATGATCTCTTTCTGATATGTGATAAAAGAAAGGACATGATGACGTATGAGATATACGTCCAAATGGTCGAAATCTACAATGAACAAGTCCGAGACCTTCTTGCTGAGAATTCCTCATGCACCAA ATTAGATATCAGAACTTGCTCAAGCGAGGACGATGGCTTAAGTCTCCCAGATGCTACTATGCATTCTGTGAATTCCACCATGGATGTCCTTCGGCTTATGGAGGCTGGTGAGGTGAACAGGGCTGTTAGTTCCACGTCCATGAATAATCGAAGTAGTCGGTCTCACAG TATTTTTATGGTGCACGTACGTGGGAAAGACACATCAGGAGGTACCATCCGGAGTTGCTTGCATCTGGTGGATCTTGCAGGGAGCGAGAGAGTAGATAAATCAGAGGTCACAGGAGACAGACTCAAGGAAGCACAGTATATCAACAAATCTCTTTCTTGTCTCGGAGATGTGATTTATGCATTGGCTCAGAAGAACTCTCACATCCCATACCGAAACAGCAAGCTGACTCTTCTACTCCAAGACGCATTAG GAGGTCAAGCCAAGACACTGATGTTTGCTCATCTGAGTCCTGAAGAAGACTCCTTTGGGGAAACAATCAGTACATTAAAATTCGCGCAAAGAGTTTCCACAGTCGAACTTGGCGTTGCTCGTGCACACAAAGAAACTAGAGAGGTTATGCATCTGAAAGAGCAG ATTGAAAGCCTGAAGAAGGCTTTGGGTTCTGGAGAATGGAACAGTGTTTCCTACAGCGGAGCAAAGGAGATAAAATCTCCTTTAAGCAGGCCGATCCCAACAACAGAGAGAGCTCCTCCACGTCTGAGAAGATTAAGCATCGAAAGCTGTAGCAACGCAAAGGCAAACCTTGAAGATAGAAAAGGTGTTAAGTCACCTTTGGCCTCTCGTCGTGCACAAAGATTGAGTATGGAGGGTCCAAGGTCCTGTAAAAAGGAAGAAAATAGCAAAGGAGATTCCAACACGGAGGTGCAGCAGGTCAAGAGCCCACTGAGTCCTCCTGTAAGCTCTTATCGTACCAGAGCAGTGAAAGTAGATGGCAGAACAAGCATTCCTCAACTCCAGCTGTTACAGACACCTGTTAAAGAAGATGCCAGAAACGAGATACAGTTTATTTCTGTGGATTCTAGGACAAATGGAAAAAGTTCACACATACGGAAGTCACTGAGGACAATCGGAAAGCTGATCAATGGATCAGAGAAGAG AAAGGAGAACATTCCTGCAAATCCACGGTCACCTCTTGGAGTCTCAAATAATTTCAGTGGTGTTAAGTCGCCACAAGCAAGCAACGCTAAAACACTGAGAAGACAATCACTCACAGGTGTAATGCCATCAGGACCTGAAAGATCTCGTAGATCCTCAATAGGAGGAAATCCAATTGAGAGTG GTGAAAGTGGTGTAAGAACTGCAAAGACACCTCCACCGATACGTTCATCATCAAAGATAGTGAAGAAGAAGGCGTAA